TGAAACATGTGGTCGTCGAGGGCGTTCATCTTGTCGACGCGGACCAGGCGCACGTCGGCGACGCCGTCCTTCAGATCAACCTTGATACGCTCTTCCATGACGGGCTCCTTCAAAGGGGTCGGGCGCGCACGGCCACGTAGCCTGCGCGGGGGAAATGGATGTGCAGGGCGCCGAGCTCGGCGGAGTCGCGGGCGATCACCAGCCGGTCGGGCGTGGCGGCCACCAGGGTGCCGGCGATGGGATCGCGGCCATAGTCGTCGGCCATCACCGTCACATGGGTTCCGGGATCGAGGCCCAGGGCGTCGGCGGGGTCATGGTCGGGCGCCGGGCTGGGCATGGTGTCCCGGGCGATCTCCAGGGCTACGCGGCCGGCCATCTCCTCGCGGGCGCCTTCCCCCAGCGCCATCATCTTCTCGGCCCAGTCGGGGATGCGGGTGAGGCCGGCCATCAGGGTCTTGGCGGTCCCCGGCAGGGCGCTCGAGAGCCAGACGATATTCATATAGGCCGCGACATCCGAAAGGCCCGGCCGCTCGCCCGACAGGAAGGGATGGATCGCCAGCCCCTTGTCGATCCAGGCGGCGTGGGCCCGCCACTGCGGCCGCATGACGCCGGCCGCGCCCTTCATGGCGGCGACGTCGAAGGGCCGGCCTGAGAGTTTCTCGCGATCGTCGAGGAAGGCCTTGGGTACGGCGTCGCCGATCTCGCCGAAGATCACCGGCACGGTGGTCTGGAAGAAAAGCCGGTCGGCCCAGAAGTTCACCGCCCAGTCGGGGCCGGTGACGGCCGGCGGATTGGGCGCGCGGCGCTCGATCTCGGCCAGGATCACCTGGGTGTCGCAATAGGCGTCGGCGCCGATCTGCATCACCGGCGCGCGGCGATAGCCGCCGGTGAGCGGCGTCAGGTCCGGCTTGGGCATCATGTTCGGCGTGATCACCGAGGACCAGGCCAGCCCCTTCAGCCCCAGGAAACAGCGCACCTTCTGGGAGAAGGGCGAGGCCTCGTAGTGGTGCAGGATGATCCCGGTCATGACGTCTCCCTGGCGGGCTCTGAAGGCCCGACGCGGGATTACGCTGTCACGGAATTCGGCGCCGGGAAACTCTGACGCCGCGTCAGGAGCCCCTACTCCGCCGTCCAGCCACCATCGACCGAGAGGTTGGCGCCGGTCATCTGCTTGGCGGCCGGCGAGCAGAGGAAGACGGCGATGGCGGCGACCTCCTCAGGCGTGACGAATTCCTTGGTGGGCTGGGCCTCCAGCAGGACGTCGTTGATCACCTGATCCCGCGTCAGGCCGCGCGAGGCCATGGTGGCGGGAATCTGGTTCTCCACCAGCGGGGTCCAGACGTAGCCGGGGCTGATGCAGTTGACGGTCACGCCATGGGTGGCGAGCTCGAGGGCCGCGGTCTTGGTGAGGCCCGCGATGCCGTGCTTGGCGGCCACATAGGCCGACTTGAAGGGCGAGGCCACCAGGGAGTGGGCCGAGGCCGTGGAGATGATCCGCCCCCAGCCGCGGGCCTTCATGCCCGGCACGGCGGCGCGGATGGCGTGGAAAGCGGCCGACAGGTTGATGGCGATGATCTGGTCCCACTTGTCGATGGGGAAGTCCTCGATCGGCGAGACGAACTGGATGCCGGCGTTGTTGACCAGCACGTCGACGGCGCCAAAGGCCTTCTCGGCGTCGGCGATCATGGTGGCGATCTCGGCGGGCTTGGTCATGTCGGCGGCGGAATAGATCGCCTTGACCCCGAACTCGGTCTCGATGCCCGCCCGCTCCTTCTCGATGTCCTCGGGTTTGCCGAAGCCGTTGATCAGAACGTTCGCCCCCTCGGCGGCGAGCGCCCGGGCGATGGCCAGGCCGATGCCGCTGGTGGAGCCGGTGACCACGGCGGATTTCGATTGCAGGATCATGTC
The sequence above is drawn from the Phenylobacterium glaciei genome and encodes:
- a CDS encoding glutathione S-transferase family protein, with the protein product MTGIILHHYEASPFSQKVRCFLGLKGLAWSSVITPNMMPKPDLTPLTGGYRRAPVMQIGADAYCDTQVILAEIERRAPNPPAVTGPDWAVNFWADRLFFQTTVPVIFGEIGDAVPKAFLDDREKLSGRPFDVAAMKGAAGVMRPQWRAHAAWIDKGLAIHPFLSGERPGLSDVAAYMNIVWLSSALPGTAKTLMAGLTRIPDWAEKMMALGEGAREEMAGRVALEIARDTMPSPAPDHDPADALGLDPGTHVTVMADDYGRDPIAGTLVAATPDRLVIARDSAELGALHIHFPRAGYVAVRARPL
- a CDS encoding 3-hydroxybutyrate dehydrogenase, translated to MILQSKSAVVTGSTSGIGLAIARALAAEGANVLINGFGKPEDIEKERAGIETEFGVKAIYSAADMTKPAEIATMIADAEKAFGAVDVLVNNAGIQFVSPIEDFPIDKWDQIIAINLSAAFHAIRAAVPGMKARGWGRIISTASAHSLVASPFKSAYVAAKHGIAGLTKTAALELATHGVTVNCISPGYVWTPLVENQIPATMASRGLTRDQVINDVLLEAQPTKEFVTPEEVAAIAVFLCSPAAKQMTGANLSVDGGWTAE